A single genomic interval of Sebastes umbrosus isolate fSebUmb1 chromosome 11, fSebUmb1.pri, whole genome shotgun sequence harbors:
- the ncam3 gene encoding neural cell adhesion molecule 1 isoform X3, with product MTNQSALILKMALMMLLLHGTDAKMDIIIKTLDVVVGEEIFLLCKAGAEGEIKWQKDGEEIDDEDKVSKVDESSSKLIIKNASMQDGGKYTCLCEFESGHNDDVTKQIYVYEGPSFGSTVTYHEFLEGTDGVVPCLVTGQPAVDVHWLRNKEQISSNAGQRVHQRPDNTVLIEKVRRDDAGTYLCEAIIRGRPVHKELPITVVVNAPPTAHLRAEVKKVMAGPETNVSLLCLVTGYPKPNITWITPVRGDPSRHHFNSDRSQLTIRSVARADYGEYICTAANKIAENSVTYILHVNEAPEVFVSAEQQSVSMGERLSVSCNVSGHPQPELHWLNKHNGRTLDSSSGLVRVVDGALVIDKVVPSDGGLYSCMAVSTSGNASRDVAIHTQPGPPQYLSVSSGPTSVVFSLKMPPVSGGTPITSFVLQYNRSAAEEWKEVTVPASDPLAITTLRPHTLYTVRLAALNAVGVGQFSETNTIRTLGIREPESPVLSSNEMKVEGNSFSVPIKQTDDGGTPLLHFDVRYKQEKEGTEWKDMQLPSGAEAVSLLDLSYGSDYSLEVAAVNANGSSVSAKFNFTIAEQPAKASSMTTGRVVGIVMVIFLVVFLVVDATCCYTNRCGLLMSIAVKLFGQKVPGLKMLEDGEGATNGKKQPGRDLHTADA from the exons ATGACCAACCAATCAGCTCTCATCCTGAAGATGGCcttgatgatgctgctgctgcacggcACAG ATGCAAAGATGGACATCATTATCAAGACGCTAGATGTTGTGGTGGGAGAAGAGATCTTTCTGCTGTGTAAAG CCGGGGCAGAGGGAGAAATAAAGTGGCAGAAGGACGGGGAAGAAATCGATGATGAAGACAAGGTGTCAAAGGTGGATGAGTCTTCCTCCAAACTGATCATTAAGAATGCTTCGATGCAGGACGGGGGCAAGTATACCTGTCTGTGTGAGTTCGAGAGCGGACACAACGATGACGTTACGAAACAGATCTATGTTTATG AGGGTCCATCATTTGGAAGCACTGTCACCTACCATGAGTTCCTGGAGGGCACAGACGGTGTGGTGCCATGCCTGGTGACTGGCCAGCCAGCGGTGGATGTTCACTGGCTCAGAAACAAAGAACAGATCTCCTCTAATG CAGGACAGCGCGTGCATCAGCGGCCTGATAACACAGTCCTGATTGAGAAAGTGAGGAGAGACGATGCTGGGACATACTTGTGTGAGGCCATTATCAGAGGAAGGCCCGTCCATAAGGAACTCCCCATCACTGTTGTCGTCAACG ctcctcctaCTGCGCATCTGAGAGCAGAGGTGAAGAAAGTGATGGCTGGACCAGAAACCAACGTTTCCCTGCTGTGTTTGGTGACCGGTTATCCAAAACCCAACATCACCTGGATCAC GCCAGTGAGGGGTGACCCTTCACGTCATCATTTTAACTCCGACCGCAGCCAGTTGACTATCAGGTCTGTTGCCAGGGCCGACTACGGCGAGTACATCTGCACCGCCGCCAACAAGATAGCTGAGAACAGTGTTACCTATATCCTTCATGTTAATG AGGCCCCGGAGGTGTTTGTGTCAGCGGAGCAGCAGAGCGTATCAATGGGCGAGCGTTTGTCTGTGTCCTGTAACGTCTCCGGCCATCCTCAGCCGGAGCTACACTGGCTCAACAAGCACAATGGACGCACACTG GACTCTAGCTCTGGTCTCGTCCGTGTTGTTGATGGTGCGTTGGTGATTGATAAGGTAGTGCCCTCTGATGGCGGACTGTATTCCTGCATGGCTGTCAGCACCTCTGGAAATGCATCAAGAGACGTTGCAATACACA CTCAGCCCGGTCCACCTCAATACCTGTCAGTCTCATCTGGACCAACCTCAGTCGTCTTCTCCCTCAAAATGCCACCCGTCAGTGGAGGGACGCCAATCACAAGTTTCGTCCTGCAGTATAATCGAAGTGCAGCAGAGGAGTGGAAGGAGGTCACGGTCCCAGCTTCAG ATCCCCTAGCTATCACCACCCTCAGGCCGCACACATTGTACACAGTACGTTTGGCTGCGTTGAATGCAGTGGGAGTGGGACAGTTCTCAGAAACAAACACCATCCGCACTCTGGGAATAC GTGAACCAGAGAGTCCAGTTTTGTCGTCCAATGAGATGAAAGTAGAGGGCAACTCCTTCTCTGTCCCTATTAAACAGACTGATGACGGTGGAACTCCTCTGCTGCACTTTGACGTCAGATACAAACAG GAAAAAGAGGGGACTGAGTGGAAAGACATGCAGCTGCCGTCAGGTGCCGAAGCTGTTTCTCTTCTAGACCTGTCTTACGGCTCAGACTACAGCCTGGAAGTCGCAGCGGTCAACGCTAACGGTTCCTCTGTCTCCGCCAAGTTCAACTTCACCATCGCAGAACAGCCTG cCAAAGCGAGCAGCATGACCACAGGCAGAGTGGTCGGCATCGTCATGGTGATCTTCCTGGTGGTGTTCCTGGTGGTGGACGCCACCTGCTGCTACACAAATCGTTGCGGCCTGCTCATGTCTATCGCCGTGAAGCTCTTTGGACAGAAAGTCCCAGGCCTCAAAATGCTTGAAGACGGAGAGGGAGCCACTAATGG GAAAAAACAGCCAGGCAGAGACCTGCACACTGCCGACGCATGA
- the ncam3 gene encoding neural cell adhesion molecule 1 isoform X1 has translation MTNQSALILKMALMMLLLHGTDAKMDIIIKTLDVVVGEEIFLLCKAGAEGEIKWQKDGEEIDDEDKVSKVDESSSKLIIKNASMQDGGKYTCLCEFESGHNDDVTKQIYVYEGPSFGSTVTYHEFLEGTDGVVPCLVTGQPAVDVHWLRNKEQISSNAGQRVHQRPDNTVLIEKVRRDDAGTYLCEAIIRGRPVHKELPITVVVNAPPTAHLRAEVKKVMAGPETNVSLLCLVTGYPKPNITWITPVRGDPSRHHFNSDRSQLTIRSVARADYGEYICTAANKIAENSVTYILHVNEAPEVFVSAEQQSVSMGERLSVSCNVSGHPQPELHWLNKHNGRTLDSSSGLVRVVDGALVIDKVVPSDGGLYSCMAVSTSGNASRDVAIHTQPGPPQYLSVSSGPTSVVFSLKMPPVSGGTPITSFVLQYNRSAAEEWKEVTVPASDPLAITTLRPHTLYTVRLAALNAVGVGQFSETNTIRTLGIREPESPVLSSNEMKVEGNSFSVPIKQTDDGGTPLLHFDVRYKQEKEGTEWKDMQLPSGAEAVSLLDLSYGSDYSLEVAAVNANGSSVSAKFNFTIAEQPAKASSMTTGRVVGIVMVIFLVVFLVVDATCCYTNRCGLLMSIAVKLFGQKVPGLKMLEDGEGATNGDVKLKGISTPRGSVQHADAGVQTLTKEGGQLTEITCDKVPLTRHEKKQPGRDLHTADA, from the exons ATGACCAACCAATCAGCTCTCATCCTGAAGATGGCcttgatgatgctgctgctgcacggcACAG ATGCAAAGATGGACATCATTATCAAGACGCTAGATGTTGTGGTGGGAGAAGAGATCTTTCTGCTGTGTAAAG CCGGGGCAGAGGGAGAAATAAAGTGGCAGAAGGACGGGGAAGAAATCGATGATGAAGACAAGGTGTCAAAGGTGGATGAGTCTTCCTCCAAACTGATCATTAAGAATGCTTCGATGCAGGACGGGGGCAAGTATACCTGTCTGTGTGAGTTCGAGAGCGGACACAACGATGACGTTACGAAACAGATCTATGTTTATG AGGGTCCATCATTTGGAAGCACTGTCACCTACCATGAGTTCCTGGAGGGCACAGACGGTGTGGTGCCATGCCTGGTGACTGGCCAGCCAGCGGTGGATGTTCACTGGCTCAGAAACAAAGAACAGATCTCCTCTAATG CAGGACAGCGCGTGCATCAGCGGCCTGATAACACAGTCCTGATTGAGAAAGTGAGGAGAGACGATGCTGGGACATACTTGTGTGAGGCCATTATCAGAGGAAGGCCCGTCCATAAGGAACTCCCCATCACTGTTGTCGTCAACG ctcctcctaCTGCGCATCTGAGAGCAGAGGTGAAGAAAGTGATGGCTGGACCAGAAACCAACGTTTCCCTGCTGTGTTTGGTGACCGGTTATCCAAAACCCAACATCACCTGGATCAC GCCAGTGAGGGGTGACCCTTCACGTCATCATTTTAACTCCGACCGCAGCCAGTTGACTATCAGGTCTGTTGCCAGGGCCGACTACGGCGAGTACATCTGCACCGCCGCCAACAAGATAGCTGAGAACAGTGTTACCTATATCCTTCATGTTAATG AGGCCCCGGAGGTGTTTGTGTCAGCGGAGCAGCAGAGCGTATCAATGGGCGAGCGTTTGTCTGTGTCCTGTAACGTCTCCGGCCATCCTCAGCCGGAGCTACACTGGCTCAACAAGCACAATGGACGCACACTG GACTCTAGCTCTGGTCTCGTCCGTGTTGTTGATGGTGCGTTGGTGATTGATAAGGTAGTGCCCTCTGATGGCGGACTGTATTCCTGCATGGCTGTCAGCACCTCTGGAAATGCATCAAGAGACGTTGCAATACACA CTCAGCCCGGTCCACCTCAATACCTGTCAGTCTCATCTGGACCAACCTCAGTCGTCTTCTCCCTCAAAATGCCACCCGTCAGTGGAGGGACGCCAATCACAAGTTTCGTCCTGCAGTATAATCGAAGTGCAGCAGAGGAGTGGAAGGAGGTCACGGTCCCAGCTTCAG ATCCCCTAGCTATCACCACCCTCAGGCCGCACACATTGTACACAGTACGTTTGGCTGCGTTGAATGCAGTGGGAGTGGGACAGTTCTCAGAAACAAACACCATCCGCACTCTGGGAATAC GTGAACCAGAGAGTCCAGTTTTGTCGTCCAATGAGATGAAAGTAGAGGGCAACTCCTTCTCTGTCCCTATTAAACAGACTGATGACGGTGGAACTCCTCTGCTGCACTTTGACGTCAGATACAAACAG GAAAAAGAGGGGACTGAGTGGAAAGACATGCAGCTGCCGTCAGGTGCCGAAGCTGTTTCTCTTCTAGACCTGTCTTACGGCTCAGACTACAGCCTGGAAGTCGCAGCGGTCAACGCTAACGGTTCCTCTGTCTCCGCCAAGTTCAACTTCACCATCGCAGAACAGCCTG cCAAAGCGAGCAGCATGACCACAGGCAGAGTGGTCGGCATCGTCATGGTGATCTTCCTGGTGGTGTTCCTGGTGGTGGACGCCACCTGCTGCTACACAAATCGTTGCGGCCTGCTCATGTCTATCGCCGTGAAGCTCTTTGGACAGAAAGTCCCAGGCCTCAAAATGCTTGAAGACGGAGAGGGAGCCACTAATGG AGATGTGAAGCTGAAGGGTATATCCACTCCCAGAGGCAGTGTGCAACATGCGGATGCAGGGGTGCAGACACTCACTAAGGAGGGGGGGCAGCTCACAGAGATCACCTGCGACAAAGTCCCCCTTACCAGACACGA GAAAAAACAGCCAGGCAGAGACCTGCACACTGCCGACGCATGA
- the ncam3 gene encoding neural cell adhesion molecule 1 isoform X2 — protein MTNQSALILKMALMMLLLHGTDAKMDIIIKTLDVVVGEEIFLLCKAGAEGEIKWQKDGEEIDDEDKVSKVDESSSKLIIKNASMQDGGKYTCLCEFESGHNDDVTKQIYVYEGPSFGSTVTYHEFLEGTDGVVPCLVTGQPAVDVHWLRNKEQISSNGQRVHQRPDNTVLIEKVRRDDAGTYLCEAIIRGRPVHKELPITVVVNAPPTAHLRAEVKKVMAGPETNVSLLCLVTGYPKPNITWITPVRGDPSRHHFNSDRSQLTIRSVARADYGEYICTAANKIAENSVTYILHVNEAPEVFVSAEQQSVSMGERLSVSCNVSGHPQPELHWLNKHNGRTLDSSSGLVRVVDGALVIDKVVPSDGGLYSCMAVSTSGNASRDVAIHTQPGPPQYLSVSSGPTSVVFSLKMPPVSGGTPITSFVLQYNRSAAEEWKEVTVPASDPLAITTLRPHTLYTVRLAALNAVGVGQFSETNTIRTLGIREPESPVLSSNEMKVEGNSFSVPIKQTDDGGTPLLHFDVRYKQEKEGTEWKDMQLPSGAEAVSLLDLSYGSDYSLEVAAVNANGSSVSAKFNFTIAEQPAKASSMTTGRVVGIVMVIFLVVFLVVDATCCYTNRCGLLMSIAVKLFGQKVPGLKMLEDGEGATNGDVKLKGISTPRGSVQHADAGVQTLTKEGGQLTEITCDKVPLTRHEKKQPGRDLHTADA, from the exons ATGACCAACCAATCAGCTCTCATCCTGAAGATGGCcttgatgatgctgctgctgcacggcACAG ATGCAAAGATGGACATCATTATCAAGACGCTAGATGTTGTGGTGGGAGAAGAGATCTTTCTGCTGTGTAAAG CCGGGGCAGAGGGAGAAATAAAGTGGCAGAAGGACGGGGAAGAAATCGATGATGAAGACAAGGTGTCAAAGGTGGATGAGTCTTCCTCCAAACTGATCATTAAGAATGCTTCGATGCAGGACGGGGGCAAGTATACCTGTCTGTGTGAGTTCGAGAGCGGACACAACGATGACGTTACGAAACAGATCTATGTTTATG AGGGTCCATCATTTGGAAGCACTGTCACCTACCATGAGTTCCTGGAGGGCACAGACGGTGTGGTGCCATGCCTGGTGACTGGCCAGCCAGCGGTGGATGTTCACTGGCTCAGAAACAAAGAACAGATCTCCTCTAATG GACAGCGCGTGCATCAGCGGCCTGATAACACAGTCCTGATTGAGAAAGTGAGGAGAGACGATGCTGGGACATACTTGTGTGAGGCCATTATCAGAGGAAGGCCCGTCCATAAGGAACTCCCCATCACTGTTGTCGTCAACG ctcctcctaCTGCGCATCTGAGAGCAGAGGTGAAGAAAGTGATGGCTGGACCAGAAACCAACGTTTCCCTGCTGTGTTTGGTGACCGGTTATCCAAAACCCAACATCACCTGGATCAC GCCAGTGAGGGGTGACCCTTCACGTCATCATTTTAACTCCGACCGCAGCCAGTTGACTATCAGGTCTGTTGCCAGGGCCGACTACGGCGAGTACATCTGCACCGCCGCCAACAAGATAGCTGAGAACAGTGTTACCTATATCCTTCATGTTAATG AGGCCCCGGAGGTGTTTGTGTCAGCGGAGCAGCAGAGCGTATCAATGGGCGAGCGTTTGTCTGTGTCCTGTAACGTCTCCGGCCATCCTCAGCCGGAGCTACACTGGCTCAACAAGCACAATGGACGCACACTG GACTCTAGCTCTGGTCTCGTCCGTGTTGTTGATGGTGCGTTGGTGATTGATAAGGTAGTGCCCTCTGATGGCGGACTGTATTCCTGCATGGCTGTCAGCACCTCTGGAAATGCATCAAGAGACGTTGCAATACACA CTCAGCCCGGTCCACCTCAATACCTGTCAGTCTCATCTGGACCAACCTCAGTCGTCTTCTCCCTCAAAATGCCACCCGTCAGTGGAGGGACGCCAATCACAAGTTTCGTCCTGCAGTATAATCGAAGTGCAGCAGAGGAGTGGAAGGAGGTCACGGTCCCAGCTTCAG ATCCCCTAGCTATCACCACCCTCAGGCCGCACACATTGTACACAGTACGTTTGGCTGCGTTGAATGCAGTGGGAGTGGGACAGTTCTCAGAAACAAACACCATCCGCACTCTGGGAATAC GTGAACCAGAGAGTCCAGTTTTGTCGTCCAATGAGATGAAAGTAGAGGGCAACTCCTTCTCTGTCCCTATTAAACAGACTGATGACGGTGGAACTCCTCTGCTGCACTTTGACGTCAGATACAAACAG GAAAAAGAGGGGACTGAGTGGAAAGACATGCAGCTGCCGTCAGGTGCCGAAGCTGTTTCTCTTCTAGACCTGTCTTACGGCTCAGACTACAGCCTGGAAGTCGCAGCGGTCAACGCTAACGGTTCCTCTGTCTCCGCCAAGTTCAACTTCACCATCGCAGAACAGCCTG cCAAAGCGAGCAGCATGACCACAGGCAGAGTGGTCGGCATCGTCATGGTGATCTTCCTGGTGGTGTTCCTGGTGGTGGACGCCACCTGCTGCTACACAAATCGTTGCGGCCTGCTCATGTCTATCGCCGTGAAGCTCTTTGGACAGAAAGTCCCAGGCCTCAAAATGCTTGAAGACGGAGAGGGAGCCACTAATGG AGATGTGAAGCTGAAGGGTATATCCACTCCCAGAGGCAGTGTGCAACATGCGGATGCAGGGGTGCAGACACTCACTAAGGAGGGGGGGCAGCTCACAGAGATCACCTGCGACAAAGTCCCCCTTACCAGACACGA GAAAAAACAGCCAGGCAGAGACCTGCACACTGCCGACGCATGA